A single region of the Amia ocellicauda isolate fAmiCal2 chromosome 8, fAmiCal2.hap1, whole genome shotgun sequence genome encodes:
- the dcp2 gene encoding m7GpppN-mRNA hydrolase produces METKRGEIPSGVLDDLCSRFILHIPSEERDNAIRVCFQIELAHWFYLDFCMQNSPGLPQCGIRDFAKAVFNHCPFLLPHGEDVQKILEQWKEYKMGVPTYGAIILDETLENALLVQGYLAKSGWGFPKGKVNEEEAPHDCAVREVLEETGFDIRDRICKDTYIEQKITDQLARLYIIPGVPKETKFNPKTRKEIRNIEWFPIEKLPCHRNDMTPKSKLGLAPNKFFMAIPFVRPLREWIAKNKGESSDSDNGFTSNGSTPSKPLDKVRSRAKPNLMVIDGSPGEGLVKQKQQKPFTQSNQNELTEFLKVKSQGLKGNGKKHQDSPNLKKRANGVGNQQVKHQSTKVEKKLQPRRLQDNFETDAGCDLCNSNDEQHLNHSDRHPSACNGECDNVLSSRSFLSFKFDREAIMKCFDL; encoded by the exons ATGGAGACCAAACGAGGGGAGATTCCCAGTGGTGTATTGGACGACCTCTGCAG CCGATTCATCCTGCACATTCCCAGTGAAGAAAGGGATAATGCAATCAGAGTTTGTTTCCAGATTGAGCTTGCCCACTGGTTTTACTTGGATTTCTGCATGCAGAACTCACCAGGACTGCCTCAGTGCGGGATAAGAGACTTTGCAAAAGCTG tttttaatcacTGTCCGTTTCTGTTGCCTCATGGAGAAGATGTGCAAAAGATTTTGGAGCAATGGAAGGAGTATAAAATGGGGGTTCCAACATATGGTGCAATTATTCTTGATGAAACACTTGAAAAT gcACTGTTAGTGCAGGGTTATCTTGCCAAGTCTGGCTGGGGTTTCCCCAAAGGAAAAGTCAATGAGGAGGAAGCTCCCCATGACTGCGCAGTACGAGAG GTGCTGGAAGAAACTGGTTTTGATATCCGTGATCGTATCTGCAAAGACACCTACATTGAGCAGAAAATAACTGACCAGTTGGCCCGACTGTATATAATCCCTGGGGTTCCAAAGGAGACTAAGTTTAACcccaaaacaagaaaagaaatcaGG AATATTGAATGGTTCCCAATAGAGAAACTTCCATGTCACAGGAATGACATGACTCCTAAATCCAAGCTTGGACTTGCACCCAACAAGTTTTTTATGGCCATTCCTTTTGTACG ACCTCTCAGAGAATGGATAGCTAAAAACAAAGGAGAATCTTCAGACAGTGACAATGGTTTCACCTCTAATGGCAGTACTCCCTCCAAGCCTCTGGATAAAGTCCG GTCAAGAGCAAAACCAAACCTAATGGTAATTGATGGATCTCCAGGAGAGGGTTTGgtaaaacaaaagcaacaaaagcCATTCACCCAATCAAATCAAAACGAGCTGACTGAATTCTTAAAAGTCAAa AGTCAGGGTCTgaaaggaaatggaaaaaaacaccaGGACTCCCCAAACCTGAAGAAAAGGGCGAATGGAGTCGGCAATCAGCAGGTTAAACATCAGTCAACA AAGGTGGAGAAGAAGCTTCAACCAAGACGACTCCAGGACAACTTTGAAACAG ATGCAGGTTGTGATCTGTGCAACTCCAATGACGAGCAGCATCTCAATCACAGCGACAGACACCCGTCTGCGTGCAACGGGGAGTGTGACAACGTGCTTTCTTCCAGGTCTTTTCTTAGCTTCAAGTTTGATCGGGAAGCTATTATGAAAtgctttgacctttga